In Alcaligenes faecalis, the sequence GGCTCCACCCGCACCGCCCCCTCAAAAACCGCCAGCCGTGTTGCAGCCGCCTCATCATCCATCTGCCGCACCGTAAAGCGCGTACCTAAGGCTGTCAGCAAACCATTGGGAGTTTCAACCGTGAAGGGACGCGCAGCCAGATCCTTTGCTGTGGAAATCAGGATTTCGCCACGACGCAGGTGAATGTGACGCTGTTGCGCGTCGTAGCGCAACTTCACGACGGAACCTGTATTCATCGTCAGCACCGTACCGTCCGGCAAGCTCACAACCCGCTGCTCACCAGTCGCTGTGCGATACACGTCTGCGCTATCAAACAGACCCTCGTGCAATCCGAGCCAGCCCAAGGAGCCAGCGGCCACGCCGCCCAACATCCATTTCATGACATGACGACGTGAACGGCGTTCGCAATAACGCAAGATAGTTTGCCCCGCGACAGGCGCAGCGGCGGAGCCACCAATCGCAGCATTCAAATTCTGGCTGATTCCCTGCAGGCGCTGCCATGCAAGTTCATGACGGGCATCCGCTTGTCGCCATTGCTGACAGGCTTGCTCCATGGAAGCATCCGGCCCATCCCCAAGCCGCATCATCCACTGCGCAGCCTGTTCAATAATGTCGGGATGCAAGGCCTCGGGACGGGACGTACTCATGCGTATAGCACCGCATAGCAATACTGCCAGGCCTTGACCATATCGCGCTGCACGGACTGCACTGAAATCCCCAGTGTCTGCGCCACTTGCTGATACGCCAGCCCTTCTACTTGCACCAGCACAAACACCTTGCGCACCCGTGCGGGCAACTGCTCCATCATGCGGCACACCGAATCCAGCGCTTCCACCACCAGAGCATGGGTCTCCGGACTGGGCTCCACTTCCACACTACGTGCAGCCAGAGTTTCCAGATAAGCCTGCTCAATAGCCTGCCTGCGCCACTGATCGATCAGCAAACGCTTGGCTACCGTCGTCAGAAATCCACGAGGTTCGGAAAATACAGCGGTGGATTGACTGCGGATTACCCTCTCGAAGGTGTCATGCGCCAGATCAGCAGCATGGTCCGTATTGCCGCTAAGCCGACGACGCAACATCTGCACCAGCCAGCCGTGATGCTCACGGTACAGGCTGACAAACTCGTCAGAAGAAGCGAAATCGGAAGGGCCGGAGGTCGGGCTCATTCAAACAGTAATGGGAATGATTTCTAATTAAGATTCGCATTGTACCTGTACTCGGAAAAAGGCGAACTTGGAAAATCAAACCAGACACTGTTTTTAAATACAGCATAAAATAGCAGGCCAAAAATCCCGCCTGCGCGGCAACACCACAACGTCACAGCAAGAACACACCATGAACACACAGATTCTTTTATTGCGTGGCGTCATGCCTACCGGCAAAAACAAAGTACTGATGGCACCGCTACGGGCGGCTTTGGAAGCGGCGGGTTTGCGGGACGTCAGAACCTATATTCAAAGCGGCAATGCCATTGTGTCCACGGAGCTTGAGCAGCCGGAACTGGAGCAACTAGTTCATCACGCCATCAAGGAAAACCTGGGCGGGGATATTCAGGTGATTGCCCGGACACCAGCCTATTTCATGCAGGTCATGGCGAACAATCCCTTCAAGGACCAGCCCTCCAGCCAACTGTATTTCACCTTGCTGCGTTCACCGGCAGACAGCGCACTACTGCATGCCTTCCTCGCCCTGGAACACGCGCCGGATCAGGTGCGCGTCATTGATGACATCGCCTATATCCTGTGCGCAACCCGGTATCGAGACCTGAAAGCGAACAATAATTTCATCGAGAAAAAGCTCAAGGTCGTTGCCACTACGCGTAACTTCAACACGATGAGCAAGCTGATTGCCTTGAGTACGGGGAATTAGGCAGTGGTTTGCAGAGCATCACAATAACTGAGCATTCGCTGCCCCCTAAAGGAGCAGCATCAAGCAAACCAGCGTAATGCTCTTAAGAGTGATTTCAGGCCCGGATAGCCCTGGACGCGGCCAGATGTCCTTCCCGCAGAAACAGGAAAAACGGCAAGGCCAATGATGGGCCTACCGCCAGACACAAAAGGGGTAACCACAGGCGTTGCATCGCAATCCTGTTCCCTTCGACAAGAATAAACACAGCAACTGCGATACCCGAAACTAAAACGTCTGCCCAGGCAAAGGCGGAGATAGAGCTGGAGGTGGCTTGCTGTAGCAAGAGCGGCAGGTTCAGCCCATAGGCGGAGAGCCACGGAACAAACTGCGACAGAGGCAATGCCGCGCCGAGGACGGCGAGAAGAAGGTAGATGTTCCGCACGATGTTTTTTGCTTTGTCCAAGAGGTGGTGGGGGGAGTGGATCGTGCACTCCCCTATATGAACTGCCCTGCATATATACCGGATATTAGAGCTGTGCGGGCCGCAGTCGAACGCCACTGAGCTTTGAGCTTTGAGCTTGCTGTATTGTTCATCGCTTAATTTTGAATCGTGTTTACTGATCTATATATTGAGGCGAGCATCAGGCAGTTGCCTAAACGGCGCGGCTGCTTTCGACCCAAAGGAGACATTCACAGTTCGACTGTTCTTTCCGAGAAATATAATTGAGGCATGAACGAAATGATCCAACTGGCTAATTCAAGCCAATAGCAAGCCATAGCATTATTGGTCAACAAAGCATACCGACCAGATGCGAATTCAGGTGGTTGGACGCACGAGTCAGATTTAGTCGCTGACAGTAGAGCCTCCCCAGAGCAAATAGCTCAACAGATGACTCCTAACTCACAAGTGTTGGTGGCAGTTCGCAACGATGAAATCGTCACTTGCGTTCAAGTTACTTATGATAAATCGGATTGCTGGATAGGAATGCTTGCCACGCTTCCCACAGAGCAAAATTCGGGAATGGGTAAGAAAATGCTTTTGGCGGCCGAAACTTATGCCATCAAGAACTTTGCCCCTGCGCGTTTGATGATGTCGGTGCTTTCATCACGCCCCGAATTGCTCAGTCTCTATCAGCGTAGAGGTTACAAGCTCACAGGCAACACTACCAACTACCCATTGAATGCAGGTGTAGGCACGCCGCTATTGAATGACCTTCTTGTCTTGGAACTGAGCAAGATGCCTCCAGAGATTTCAATGGATTGAAAGGCTCCTTCCGGCCGAATTTGGGCACTTATTCGCACGGCAACCCGACGTGTTGAGGTAGGTCATCGGTAATCTCAAACCAAGATGCTTTATTGGCGACGAATACGTGCTTTTCTGGGCGAACACCTGGATCATCGTCTAGCGCTCCTAGCGGTAATCCGTAGATGGATGGATGATTGTCAAATCGACTAAGCAAGGGCGTGCCGCATATGCGGCAAAATCCTCGGTGGTTGCCTTGTGATGACTCATACCAAGTAATTTGGCTTTCACCACTAACCCATTGAAAATCGCTCACGGATACCGCTGCTCTAGATCGAAACGCAGCGCCGTGTGCCTTGCGGCACATTGAGCAATGACAATTAAGTCCCCCTGATAGAGGCCCGGAAATTTTGTAGCGAACACTGCCACATAAGCAACTACCAATCATTTGTGGGTTCCTTGAGGTCATGCGAAATGAGGCTTACAGAATATTCGATACCGAAGAGGTTCGTCAGCAATCTATTTGCTTTGTCTAATGTCACCTCCTGGCCGAAAGCGGCCAACTGTTTGGTGTTTGTTCCATAAATGGACTCCGAAGTCCATAAAACCAACCAAACAAGGGATTTCCAAAACTTTCCATAAGTCCTCCTCAGCCTCATACCCTCCACTGACACCCAGTTGGACTGCTATTCAGAGTTCAAAACTGAGTGACGGAAGCTCAAACCTCGGTGCCCCTCTCCCCCTCCAACACCCCCACAACCCCACGCCCCAGGACAAATATGTAACACCAGCCCCCGGGTGCTCTTGAAATTAGAAAAGTCGTCCCTATAATTAGCACTCGAAGGGGTTGAGTGCTAAAGCGCCTCGCCCCCCAATCGGACTCACAACTAAAGTCATATTTAAACAGGAGTTTCTCCATGGCACTGCGTCCTTTGAACGATCGTGTGATCGTCAAGCGTCTGGACAACGAACGCACCACCGCTTCCGGTATCGTTATCCCCGAGAGCGCGACTGAAAAGCCCGATCAAGGCGAAATTCTGGCCGTTGGCCCCGGTAAGAAAACCGAGGACGGCAAGGTTCTGCCGCTGGATCTGAAAGTCGGCGACAAAGTTCTGTTTGGCAAGTACTCCGGCCAGGCCGTCAAGATCGACGGTGAAGAGCTGCTGGTGATCCGCGAAGAAGAAATCTTCGCCGTGATCGAATAAGTACCGCCAACGAAAATTCAATAGGATTCAAACCATGACCGCAAAACAAGTTTACTTCGGCGACGACGCACGCACCCGCATCGTTCGCGGCGTCAACGTTCTGGCCAATGCTGTTAAGACCACCATGGGCCCTAAAGGCCGTAACGTTGTTCTGGACCGTTCTTTCGGCGCTCCTACCGTTACTAAAGACGGTGTGTCCGTTGCCAAAGAAATCGAACTGAAAGACAAATTCGAGAACATCGGTGCTCAACTGGTTAAAGAAGTTGCTTCCAAGACTTCCGACAACGCCGGTGACGGTACCACTACCGCTACTGTGCTGGCTCAAGCCATCGTTGAAGAAGGCCTGAAGTTTGTTGCCGCCGGCATCAACCCAATGGACCTGAAGCGCGGTATCGACAAGGCTGTTGTTGTGGTTGTTGACGAACTGCGCAAGCTGTCCCGTCCTTGCACCACCAGCAAAGAAATCGCTCAAGTCGGTTCCATCTCGGCCAACAGCGACCACTCCATTGGTGAGATCATCGCCAATGCCATGGACAAAGTCGGCAAAGAAGGCGTGATCACCGTTGAAGACGGCAAATCGCTGGAAAACGAACTGGACGTGGTTGAAGGTATGCAGTTTGACCGCGGCTACCTGTCCCCTTACTTCATCAACAACTCC encodes:
- a CDS encoding FecR domain-containing protein encodes the protein MSTSRPEALHPDIIEQAAQWMMRLGDGPDASMEQACQQWRQADARHELAWQRLQGISQNLNAAIGGSAAAPVAGQTILRYCERRSRRHVMKWMLGGVAAGSLGWLGLHEGLFDSADVYRTATGEQRVVSLPDGTVLTMNTGSVVKLRYDAQQRHIHLRRGEILISTAKDLAARPFTVETPNGLLTALGTRFTVRQMDDEAAATRLAVFEGAVRVEPADSASASQVLHAGEQIEFGRHSMSSPQPLQDAEPSWTQGMLVANRMRLDLFLQELSRYRPGVLRCDPEVAHLTVTGAFRIDDTDKALEVLADVLKLQLRYRTRYWVSVGQA
- a CDS encoding sigma-70 family RNA polymerase sigma factor; the protein is MSPTSGPSDFASSDEFVSLYREHHGWLVQMLRRRLSGNTDHAADLAHDTFERVIRSQSTAVFSEPRGFLTTVAKRLLIDQWRRQAIEQAYLETLAARSVEVEPSPETHALVVEALDSVCRMMEQLPARVRKVFVLVQVEGLAYQQVAQTLGISVQSVQRDMVKAWQYCYAVLYA
- a CDS encoding DUF1697 domain-containing protein, which encodes MNTQILLLRGVMPTGKNKVLMAPLRAALEAAGLRDVRTYIQSGNAIVSTELEQPELEQLVHHAIKENLGGDIQVIARTPAYFMQVMANNPFKDQPSSQLYFTLLRSPADSALLHAFLALEHAPDQVRVIDDIAYILCATRYRDLKANNNFIEKKLKVVATTRNFNTMSKLIALSTGN
- a CDS encoding DUF2834 domain-containing protein; translation: MDKAKNIVRNIYLLLAVLGAALPLSQFVPWLSAYGLNLPLLLQQATSSSISAFAWADVLVSGIAVAVFILVEGNRIAMQRLWLPLLCLAVGPSLALPFFLFLREGHLAASRAIRA
- a CDS encoding GNAT family N-acetyltransferase gives rise to the protein MVNKAYRPDANSGGWTHESDLVADSRASPEQIAQQMTPNSQVLVAVRNDEIVTCVQVTYDKSDCWIGMLATLPTEQNSGMGKKMLLAAETYAIKNFAPARLMMSVLSSRPELLSLYQRRGYKLTGNTTNYPLNAGVGTPLLNDLLVLELSKMPPEISMD
- a CDS encoding GFA family protein, which gives rise to MIGSCLCGSVRYKISGPLSGGLNCHCSMCRKAHGAAFRSRAAVSVSDFQWVSGESQITWYESSQGNHRGFCRICGTPLLSRFDNHPSIYGLPLGALDDDPGVRPEKHVFVANKASWFEITDDLPQHVGLPCE
- a CDS encoding co-chaperone GroES — translated: MALRPLNDRVIVKRLDNERTTASGIVIPESATEKPDQGEILAVGPGKKTEDGKVLPLDLKVGDKVLFGKYSGQAVKIDGEELLVIREEEIFAVIE